One window of the Rhizorhabdus dicambivorans genome contains the following:
- a CDS encoding YciI family protein, with protein MPFYAAYGLDVPDGARIREGHRDAHHAYIVRDVSHLRFASALVDDRGRQIGTLYIIEADSMAEAEAWLHEEPWVKNHLFESFPIREIEQHAPWVMPARLEPDAASRLD; from the coding sequence ATGCCCTTTTATGCCGCTTATGGTCTCGACGTTCCCGATGGCGCGCGGATTCGCGAGGGCCATCGCGACGCGCACCACGCTTATATCGTCAGGGATGTCTCCCACCTGCGCTTCGCCTCGGCGCTGGTCGACGATCGGGGCCGCCAGATCGGCACGCTCTACATCATCGAGGCGGACAGCATGGCCGAGGCGGAGGCGTGGCTCCATGAGGAACCCTGGGTGAAGAACCACCTGTTCGAATCCTTCCCGATCCGGGAGATCGAACAGCACGCGCCCTGGGTGATGCCGGCCAGGCTGGAGCCCGACGCGGCGAGCCGGCTCGACTGA